The Mesorhizobium loti genome includes a region encoding these proteins:
- a CDS encoding CcoQ/FixQ family Cbb3-type cytochrome c oxidase assembly chaperone, which yields MDYNLMREFADSWGLVAMALFFVGAIAFALRPGSRKLADEAARIPLEDE from the coding sequence ATGGATTACAATCTGATGCGAGAGTTTGCGGACAGTTGGGGCCTGGTCGCCATGGCACTTTTCTTTGTCGGCGCAATTGCCTTCGCGCTCCGCCCCGGCAGCCGCAAGCTGGCCGACGAAGCTGCCCGGATTCCCCTTGAGGACGAGTGA
- the ccoP gene encoding cytochrome-c oxidase, cbb3-type subunit III, translated as MSDEHIDEISGVSTTGHEWDGIRELNNPLPRWWVVTFYVTIVWAIGYTIAYPAWPLLHSATKGLLGYSSRNEVRNELTAAEAAKGKYISAVESKSVSEIAADDGLREFAIAAGGAAFKVNCVQCHGSGAQGSKGFPNLNDDDWLWGGKAEQIQQTITHGIRFASDADTRLSEMPAFGDIITTDQITQVSTYVASLSGKVQDASLVEPGAKVFAENCVACHGDNAKGNKELGAPDLTDAIWLYGSGEAAIAAQVRAPKQGVMPAWGARLGETKVKELAVYIHSLGGGE; from the coding sequence ATGAGCGACGAGCACATCGATGAAATCTCTGGCGTCTCGACCACCGGCCACGAATGGGATGGCATCCGGGAGCTGAACAACCCGCTTCCGCGCTGGTGGGTCGTGACCTTCTACGTCACGATTGTCTGGGCGATAGGCTACACCATCGCCTATCCGGCATGGCCCCTGCTGCACTCGGCGACGAAGGGTTTGCTCGGCTATTCCAGCCGCAACGAGGTCAGGAACGAGCTGACTGCGGCTGAGGCCGCCAAGGGCAAATACATCTCGGCGGTGGAGTCCAAGAGTGTCTCGGAGATCGCCGCGGACGATGGCTTGCGCGAATTCGCAATCGCCGCCGGTGGCGCCGCTTTCAAGGTCAATTGCGTACAATGTCATGGTTCCGGCGCCCAAGGTTCCAAGGGCTTTCCCAATCTCAACGACGACGACTGGCTGTGGGGCGGCAAGGCCGAGCAGATCCAGCAGACGATTACGCACGGCATCCGCTTCGCGTCCGATGCGGACACGCGCCTGTCGGAAATGCCTGCCTTTGGCGACATCATAACCACTGACCAGATCACTCAGGTCAGCACCTATGTCGCCAGCCTGTCGGGAAAGGTCCAGGATGCCAGCCTCGTCGAGCCCGGCGCCAAGGTCTTTGCCGAAAATTGCGTGGCCTGTCATGGCGACAATGCAAAGGGCAACAAGGAGCTCGGCGCGCCCGATCTGACCGATGCGATCTGGCTCTACGGGTCCGGCGAGGCAGCCATCGCCGCACAGGTCCGTGCGCCAAAACAGGGCGTCATGCCGGCCTGGGGCGCGCGCCTGGGCGAGACCAAGGTCAAGGAACTCGCCGTCTACATCCATTCGCTTGGTGGTGGGGAATAG
- a CDS encoding Crp/Fnr family transcriptional regulator: protein MTVRQDVHSAGIPVLCQSCEARHHGVCGALDPDQLVGLARTSSKHTIEPGVELIGDAETVDSYSNVLSGVVKLTKSLSDGRQQIVGLQFAPDFLGRPFKVESAINAEAATAVSLCSFPRASVERMMRESPELEHRLLKQTLNELDDARDWMVTLGRKTAAEKVASFLLMIARNIDPTLDPNTNATSFELPLTRADIADFLGLTIETVSRQLTRLRTDGVIRIDNNRHVTVDSLARLASRSGA, encoded by the coding sequence ATGACAGTGCGTCAGGATGTTCATAGCGCCGGCATTCCCGTGCTTTGCCAATCATGCGAAGCGCGCCACCATGGTGTCTGCGGCGCGCTCGATCCCGATCAATTGGTCGGGCTCGCCAGGACCTCGTCAAAGCACACCATTGAACCGGGGGTAGAACTGATTGGCGACGCCGAAACCGTCGACAGCTATTCCAACGTGCTTTCCGGCGTGGTGAAGCTGACGAAAAGCCTTTCGGACGGGCGCCAGCAGATCGTCGGCCTTCAGTTTGCTCCCGATTTTCTGGGACGGCCGTTCAAGGTGGAAAGCGCGATCAACGCGGAAGCGGCAACGGCCGTCTCCTTGTGTTCATTTCCAAGGGCGTCCGTCGAAAGGATGATGAGGGAGTCGCCGGAGCTCGAGCACCGCCTGCTCAAGCAGACGCTGAACGAACTCGACGACGCACGCGACTGGATGGTCACGCTGGGACGCAAGACCGCCGCCGAAAAAGTGGCGAGCTTTCTGCTGATGATTGCCAGAAACATCGATCCCACGCTCGATCCAAACACCAACGCGACGAGCTTCGAGCTGCCGCTCACACGTGCCGACATCGCCGACTTCCTCGGCCTGACAATCGAGACGGTGAGCCGCCAGTTGACCCGGCTGCGGACAGACGGCGTGATCCGGATCGACAACAACCGCCATGTGACTGTGGACAGCCTTGCCCGGTTGGCGAGCCGCTCCGGCGCCTGA
- the ccoO gene encoding cytochrome-c oxidase, cbb3-type subunit II: MGLMDKHALIEKNATLLLVGSLLVVTVGGIVEIAPLFYLDNTIEKVEGMRPYSPLELVGRNIYVREGCYLCHSQMIRPFRDEVERYGHYSLAAESMYDHPFQWGSKRTGPDLARVGDRYSNVWHVEHLADPRSVVPESIMPSYAFLKDTPIEVKDFSTHLVANRRVGVPYNDDMIAHANVDLMAQADPNADTSGLEARYPKAKIGDFDGNPQQVTEMDALVAYLQMLGTLVDFKNYDEAAGYR, from the coding sequence ATGGGCTTGATGGACAAACACGCACTCATTGAGAAGAACGCCACGCTTCTTCTCGTCGGCTCTCTTCTTGTGGTGACCGTCGGCGGCATCGTCGAGATCGCACCGCTCTTCTATCTCGACAACACGATCGAGAAGGTGGAAGGCATGCGCCCCTATTCGCCGCTCGAACTTGTCGGGCGCAACATCTATGTGCGCGAGGGCTGCTACCTCTGCCACAGCCAGATGATCAGGCCGTTCCGCGACGAAGTCGAGCGCTACGGTCACTACAGCCTGGCCGCCGAGTCGATGTACGATCATCCTTTCCAGTGGGGATCGAAGCGTACCGGGCCGGACCTCGCCAGGGTTGGCGACCGCTACTCGAACGTGTGGCATGTCGAGCATCTCGCGGATCCGCGTTCGGTGGTGCCGGAATCGATCATGCCGAGCTACGCGTTCCTCAAAGACACGCCGATCGAGGTGAAGGACTTCTCGACGCATCTGGTTGCCAACAGGCGTGTCGGTGTCCCCTACAACGATGACATGATCGCCCACGCCAATGTCGACCTGATGGCGCAAGCCGATCCCAACGCCGATACATCCGGCCTCGAAGCCCGCTACCCCAAAGCCAAGATCGGCGACTTCGACGGCAACCCGCAACAGGTCACCGAAATGGATGCCCTCGTCGCCTATCTCCAGATGCTCGGTACGCTGGTCGATTTCAAGAACTACGACGAAGCCGCCGGCTACCGCTGA
- the ccoN gene encoding cytochrome-c oxidase, cbb3-type subunit I, producing MKFGTQIFALGLFTFAALVAAGFGVDQPFRQHMWVLFFVLLGFVAILIRNTNFEVAAPIDPSAYMDGPIRYGAIATMFWGVVGMLVGVVIALQLAYPDLNIQPWFNFGRLRPLHTSGVVFAFGGNALLCTSLYVVQRTCRARLFGGDLAWFVFWGYQLFIVMAATGYLLGITESREYAEPEWYVDIWLTIVWVAYLILFLGTIFKRKEPHIYVANWFYLSFIVTIAMLHVINNLSMPASFLGSKSYSAFSGVQDALTQWWYGHNAVGFFLTAGFLGMMYYFVPKQANRPVYSYRLSIIHFWAIIFLYIWAGPHHLHYTALPDWAQTLGMVFSIMLWMPSWGGMINGLMTLSGAWDKLRTDPIIRMMVMAIAFYGMSTFEGPMMSIKTVNSLSHYTDWTIGHVHSGALGWVGMISFGAIYFMVPKLWNRERLYSLRLVTWHFWLATLGIVVYAAVMWVSGVMQGLMWREYDEQGFLVYSFAETVAAMHPYYVMRAIGGAMYLSGALIMAWNIAMTILGYQREEEPMPGSVPALQPAE from the coding sequence ATGAAGTTCGGCACACAAATCTTCGCTTTGGGCCTGTTCACATTTGCAGCCCTGGTAGCCGCGGGCTTCGGCGTGGACCAGCCATTTCGACAGCATATGTGGGTGCTGTTTTTTGTGTTGCTTGGTTTTGTCGCCATCCTCATCCGCAACACGAATTTCGAGGTGGCCGCTCCGATTGACCCATCCGCTTACATGGATGGTCCAATCCGCTACGGCGCCATCGCCACCATGTTCTGGGGTGTCGTCGGCATGCTTGTCGGCGTGGTCATCGCGCTGCAGCTTGCCTACCCCGATCTCAACATCCAGCCCTGGTTCAACTTCGGCCGTTTGCGGCCGCTGCATACGTCCGGAGTGGTCTTCGCATTCGGCGGCAACGCGTTGCTTTGCACGTCATTGTACGTCGTGCAGCGCACCTGCCGCGCGCGCTTGTTCGGCGGCGATCTCGCCTGGTTCGTATTCTGGGGTTACCAGCTTTTCATCGTCATGGCCGCGACCGGCTATCTGCTCGGCATCACCGAGAGCCGGGAATACGCCGAACCCGAATGGTACGTGGACATCTGGCTGACCATCGTCTGGGTCGCCTATCTCATCCTGTTCCTCGGCACGATCTTCAAGCGCAAGGAACCGCACATCTACGTCGCCAACTGGTTTTACCTCTCCTTCATCGTGACCATCGCGATGCTGCATGTGATCAACAACCTGTCGATGCCGGCCTCGTTCCTGGGCTCAAAGAGTTACTCCGCCTTTTCCGGGGTCCAGGACGCCCTGACGCAATGGTGGTATGGCCACAACGCCGTCGGCTTCTTCCTCACTGCCGGCTTCCTCGGCATGATGTATTACTTCGTGCCCAAGCAGGCGAACCGGCCGGTCTATTCCTATCGGCTGTCGATCATCCATTTCTGGGCGATCATCTTTCTCTACATCTGGGCCGGGCCGCATCACCTGCACTACACCGCCCTGCCCGATTGGGCGCAGACGCTCGGCATGGTGTTCTCGATCATGCTGTGGATGCCGTCATGGGGCGGCATGATCAACGGCCTGATGACGCTGTCCGGCGCCTGGGACAAGCTGCGCACAGACCCCATCATCCGCATGATGGTGATGGCGATCGCGTTCTACGGCATGTCGACCTTCGAAGGTCCGATGATGTCGATCAAGACGGTCAACTCGCTGTCGCATTACACCGACTGGACCATTGGCCACGTGCACTCCGGTGCGCTCGGCTGGGTCGGCATGATCTCGTTCGGCGCGATCTACTTCATGGTGCCGAAGCTCTGGAACCGGGAGCGGCTCTACTCGCTGAGGCTCGTCACCTGGCACTTCTGGCTGGCGACACTGGGGATCGTCGTCTACGCCGCCGTCATGTGGGTTTCCGGCGTCATGCAGGGCCTGATGTGGCGTGAATACGACGAGCAGGGCTTCCTGGTCTATTCCTTCGCCGAAACCGTGGCCGCCATGCATCCCTACTATGTCATGCGCGCCATTGGCGGGGCGATGTATCTCTCCGGCGCCCTGATCATGGCCTGGAACATCGCCATGACCATCCTCGGATACCAGCGCGAGGAGGAGCCGATGCCGGGCTCTGTTCCCGCCCTTCAGCCTGCCGAATAA